Genomic DNA from Oryza sativa Japonica Group chromosome 5, ASM3414082v1:
TGTTGAGGAGACCACTTGTCCCTGTCCTCCACATGTTTTGCATGTGGTTGGTTTCGTTCCAGGCTTGGCACCAGTTCCATCACATGTATTACAGCCTTCCAGTCTGGTGATCTCAATTTCTTTCTCTACACCAAACACCGCTTCCTTGAAATTGAGTACCAGATTGTAGGCCTCATCATCACCCTGCATTGGTCTGTTCCGAGCAGCACGGCCTCCCATTCCCCCCATTCCACCAAAGCCTTCGAATAATGATTCAAAGAGATCGAATGGGTTTGAGTAATCCTGCAGATTCACAAATTTCATACAATCAATATCATATAAAGGTCATGCTGATCATACTTCAGAATTGGACAACATTCTAGGAACACTCACTCCTGTTCCCATTCCAGCACCCTTCAAACCAGCTTCTCCATATTTATCATAGATTGATCGCTTCTCATCATCAGACAAAACCTGCAATCCTATTTATGTTAGCTGGCAAGCACCTGTAACCCTACAACAACATAGTCATAAGAAACAATGGGATTTGGTTATGGTTAGCTGGACTAACCTCATAAGCATTGCTAATATCCTTGAACTTTTGTTCAGCACCAGGATCTCTAAAGAAAAATACACAAGCAtaacaattgcttatttgattaTGTAGTTATGAAAAAGGTAATGCAACAACTAGTACTCAGGTTTATAATGGATcgaaaggagaaaaagaagcaATATATCGAGTGTAGCTGAAACACAATTCCCATATAATGGTTAGTACTTACTTGTTCACATCAGGATGGTAGCTCCTAGCAAGCTTCCTATAGGCTGGAAAAGAAGGACCATTTTAGAACTACAATAGAAAGCAACATTAAACTACTACACATATTTTGATCAAAATTGACTCTGAAGGATTTCTAACATAATATCCCCTTAGGCATTATTTGGATAGGACAAATCCTAGATTATCTACGGGTGTGGGTTGGgatttttgttcaaaatttctgCCCACACACGTGGAGGGCAGGGATTGAGGGCCATACAAACAATGCATCAATGAGAAGTTGCCAACAATAGATTTTCAGAAATATAAACAGTATCGAGTCTAGAACGCAAGATGATCAGTTGCAGAAAATGATACTGAAGACAGCATAGGCTTGTCTTAGAATAGTTCAAGGGGTTTTGCTGAGATAGCCTTCAAATTAGATGAAATAGCAAATATTTGAGTTACTAGTAGGAATAGTAAAGCTTTCGAGAACAAACAAGTGGGCCATAAAGCTCACTATGGCCAAGTTTGAAAAAGACTagttatatatttcatatcttCCCTGGGAAGCTTAACAGTTTCTgttgtacatatattttgtttcACACGTGAACAGTATGATTTAAAACTAGTAATCTACGACTAATAGCCACATGAAAGCAGTCTGGTTTGTTTGGTAAATTATAGGGTACCTACAAACCTACAACCAGGCTCAAACTAGAGAAGAAGCAAAGCTGGGTAATACTCCTACGATTGTACGGAGCACCAATCACTGCATGCCCTAAACTGACAAATAAAACCACACCTACCACTCTTGATTTCAGATTTACTAGCATTTCTTGAAACACCAAGTGTGGAATAGAAATCCTGtaaattaaaatatcaaatcCATGTCAGGAAACTGGATTTTCTAATAATACCAGCAAAGAAGAAAAGCAAATGAAGTAACTCACAGCATCAGCTCTGACAATGAACCTTGAACTCCTTCGATGGCGAAATCTCGGTGATGGTGCATGGTTAAATAGTCGAGAAGATGTCCGTGATTGTAAACTAGCAGTAGGTGATACAAGGTGTTTAAGCCTGCCTCCACTACTGCACAAAAAGAGATATATCATCTTCAGTTTACTCAGAAATCTTGCCTTTTTATAATATCAATGTGTCCTTTATTTTAGTATTCCTAGTACATCTCACTGATCAGAACACATTCACATACCCACTTTTCGACACCAGAAATCTTGGATCAGCATAAATAACTCTTGTAAGTGCAGGTGACCTGGGCAACAGCTGAGGTTTTTCCCCAAGTTTGGGGGCCAAGGTACCTCCAAACTGTAGCAACGCCATTGAAATACTTGCTGGATACCCACAAAGCTTCAACCTTCAATATACTAGCTGCCATTTCACAGAGATAGAGTCAGGTGAAGCATAACAAAAGCAATACACAAAAGAACGATATTCGAGTAAGTTCACAATTCTATTCAAAAACGTTCTCttctaaattttaatcaacCAACACATATCGACTGTCATTACTCCTTACTCCTTTAAGAGGATGAATAGGGGCGAGGGTGTGTACAACTGTACATACATATGTACTGCTTGCAGGAACTTTTTCAGAGATCATGGGCCTGCTGAGCAGCCATTGCTACGGTTGTGGATGCACACCGCGGCCACAGCTAGTAGCTTAGGTACAGCTGCAGCAGTGGCTGTCGAGCAGGGCGTGTATTATTTGCATGTATTTATATGTGGGATTGATCATCTCTTGCATGTATACACTTTTTTAGGTTCGAGGATAATTAGTTTTGCATTTTTGAGCTTACATACCATGGTAAATTTGTTATACATAAGAATTCGGCCATAACGTGCGAAGCTGGCAAACACTACGCTATATTATCTTCGAGGTGGAGTTGGTGGTTGTAATCGTGTGCTATGCATCCTTACCGATCCTAACATATCATATATGCTGATACATGGACACCATGAGATGCTCGGGTTTATAACATTcggtattatttttttttcttttttgctgccGAATTTACCAAccacaaaaatatataataccTACCGGGCTGCAGCAAATCAGGACAAAAGCCTCTTGAAGAACTGCGGCAGTAGGgcaagaagcggcggcggcacggcgctgTCGGGCGTGACCACGCGAGGGAGGGGCGGGCGCGGGAATAGTAGGGCTAGGGATTTGGTCGGGGAGCTGTGGACGACGGGACacgggaagagaggggaggaatgggggatggagagagagaagaagaagtggCACCTCGTCTCGAGCTGTGGAGGTCTTCGCAGCcactcggggagggaagtgagcCTCCCGGAGATAAGATTTGGGCAAAGACACGCGTGTAGGGGTGGATGtcgagccagctcggctcggtcTAGCTAGTCTCGGCTCATTACCCTAACGAGCTAGAAAACCAAGCTAGGCTCGGCTAGTTGTCTAGCTCGAGTGGGCTCGTTTGGCTCGTGAGCCAAAGAAAGCAGGGCAAGCAAGACGACGAGGACGCGCGGCCACACGGGAGTAGGGGTGTCGCCCGCCGGGTAACTAGGCGATTCGCGCGAGGAAGAGGCGAGTTGGGGTCTTAGGGTGGCCGGAGGCAAGTAGGGAAGGAGACGGCGTGACCTACTGACCTTCCCGATAGCCAGCGTGAGGAGCGGATGGCAGCTGTTGACGTTGAGGATGCGAGGTGAAGCGGGGAGACCGGCGGCGAGAAAGGGCACAACCGCGCGCGCAAGGAAGGGTGGCGCTACGAGCTACGACTCCTCGACTCCTGGGCGGCGCTGTCGGCCACTCGGCTTGAGGATAAGCGGCGCTTCTGGGAATCGTTGAGAAAAGGAACGGACAGGTAGGGAGGGATTTTAGGGTTAGACTATTGGGCTTAGTTGGGCTTGCTGTTTCATGACCTGGCACCGTTGACTCTACTTGTGGGCTTGAGCTGTGACCTTGTCTCGTGGGCCTTGTTGGACTTATGGTGTGTGGTTGAGCACGCTGTTTGTACTGGGCCTTGGCTCGTTTGGCTCGCGAGCAGCTCGTGAGCTAGCTCGAGCCGGCTCGTTATAGCTAACGAGCTAACTCTAGCTCGGCTCGTTAACAAATCCAAACgagacgagccgagccgagcgagctaacgagccacgagcTTTTCGTCCAGCCCTACACGCGTGGCCTGCGCCTTGGCACCGTTGGCCTCCATCTGGGCCGTTGGCTTCACATCCAGCGGCGGATTGGTGTCTGGGCACGGTTTTTGCGTTTTGAGAGAAATGCGTTCCACATGTTTCCGACGAGGAGTATTCCAGAATAATTCCTACATCTAGAATAATCATGTTCATTAGTGTTGtttttgtaaattgtaattGCTTTTGTATGAATGATTTGTGTATATTTTGTATAGTAAACGTTTTTCTCATCTAGAGTCAACGTCACTTCCTCATCATGTTTATTTGATTCACTACTAAAAAACCATTTTTACTTGCGGCCGAAATGGGTTTTCGCTGGAGGTTGCTGTACCGCTAGCAAtcaaaggccagtgaaaataaTACATTTGTGCTGGCGGGCAGTTGACTGCcaacgaaaatcaattttcgctaGCAACCACGCTAAGACAGCTGCTAGTGAAAATCATTTTCGCTGCCGCCAAGCTAAGACCACCACCAGCGAAAATAGAATTTCACTGGCGGCAATGTTAAAATGCCCGCTAGTGAAAACATTTTCTTTGGAGCAAAAAAGTAATTCCAATCACAAATCCCAATCCCCAATCATCGATTGCTGCCATCGAGCTGTGTCGGTGAAGGAGGGAGCTCGCTACAGGCTTCACCGTGGCTGCCGTGGTTGCCGTTGTCGCTGCCTACCGAGCCACGGTCACTAGGTGGCCTCGACCCACTGCATCATCAGGAGAGGGCAGGGGGTTGGAGGATCTTTCGTCGTCCCGACAGCTCCCGCAGCCATTCGGTGACCGGTCGATGCGGCTCCGCGGTGGTGGCTCGACAAGAAAGGAGGTTGTCCACCACCTGGACTGAAGAGGGAGGAGACCGACCATTGCCGCTACCGAATCCACCGTCTGCACGCTTCCCTTCTCTACATGTGCCTCTCCTGTGACTGAATCCGCCACCCGCGACCATCCGGCAGGCCGGATCCGCTGGCCCGCTCCAGTCGATGCGGCTCCACGGCGGTGGCTTGGCGAGGAAGGAGGACGTCCACcgttgtcgtcgccgtcccTGCCTTGGTtgccgagaggaggaggagaggcgcgtGCGTGGGGgtcgaggagaggaggaggaaaggcaCAG
This window encodes:
- the LOC4338452 gene encoding chaperone protein dnaJ A7A, chloroplastic-like isoform X2 — translated: MALLQFGGTLAPKLGEKPQLLPRSPALTRVIYADPRFLVSKSGGGRLKHLVSPTASLQSRTSSRLFNHAPSPRFRHRRSSRFIVRADADFYSTLGVSRNASKSEIKSAYRKLARSYHPDVNKDPGAEQKFKDISNAYEVLSDDEKRSIYDKYGEAGLKGAGMGTGDYSNPFDLFESLFEGFGGMGGMGGRAARNRPMQGDDEAYNLVLNFKEAVFGVEKEIEITRLEGCNTCDGTGAKPGTKPTTCKTCGGQGQVVSSTRTPLGIFQQVSTCNTCGGTGEFSTPCNTCGGDGRVRKTKRISLKVPAGVDSGSRLRVRSEGNAGRRGGPPGDLYVFIDVLSDPVLKRDGTNILYTCKVSYIDAILGTTVKVPTVDGMVDLKIPSGTQPGTTLVMSKKGVPLLGKSNARGDQLVRVQVEIPKRLSSDERKLIEELANLNKAQTANSRR
- the LOC4338452 gene encoding chaperone protein dnaJ A7A, chloroplastic-like isoform X1, giving the protein MALLQFGGTLAPKLGEKPQLLPRSPALTRVIYADPRFLVSKSGSGGRLKHLVSPTASLQSRTSSRLFNHAPSPRFRHRRSSRFIVRADADFYSTLGVSRNASKSEIKSAYRKLARSYHPDVNKDPGAEQKFKDISNAYEVLSDDEKRSIYDKYGEAGLKGAGMGTGDYSNPFDLFESLFEGFGGMGGMGGRAARNRPMQGDDEAYNLVLNFKEAVFGVEKEIEITRLEGCNTCDGTGAKPGTKPTTCKTCGGQGQVVSSTRTPLGIFQQVSTCNTCGGTGEFSTPCNTCGGDGRVRKTKRISLKVPAGVDSGSRLRVRSEGNAGRRGGPPGDLYVFIDVLSDPVLKRDGTNILYTCKVSYIDAILGTTVKVPTVDGMVDLKIPSGTQPGTTLVMSKKGVPLLGKSNARGDQLVRVQVEIPKRLSSDERKLIEELANLNKAQTANSRR